From a single Vibrio tubiashii genomic region:
- a CDS encoding GatB/YqeY domain-containing protein, with protein MALIDKLKEEQKLAMKAKDKIRLGTIRLALSAIKQREVDERITLGEDDILAVLTKMVKQRRDSVAQFESAGRQDLADAEKAEITVLEDFMPQPFTDEEVAALIDSAIAESGAAGMQDMGKVMGVLKPQIQGRADMGKVSGLVRAKLA; from the coding sequence ATGGCTCTGATTGACAAACTCAAAGAAGAGCAAAAATTAGCGATGAAAGCCAAGGACAAAATACGCCTTGGCACTATTCGTTTAGCTCTGTCAGCAATTAAGCAACGTGAAGTCGACGAACGGATCACTCTGGGCGAAGACGACATTCTTGCTGTGTTGACCAAAATGGTTAAACAACGTCGCGACTCTGTGGCTCAATTTGAATCAGCAGGTCGTCAAGATCTTGCAGATGCTGAGAAAGCTGAAATCACTGTACTTGAGGACTTTATGCCTCAACCGTTTACTGACGAAGAAGTCGCTGCGCTAATTGATAGTGCAATTGCTGAATCTGGTGCTGCGGGCATGCAAGACATGGGTAAAGTGATGGGCGTTCTTAAGCCTCAAATTCAAGGGCGCGCAGATATGGGTAAAGTTAGCGGTTTAGTTCGCGCTAAACTGGCTTAA